The DNA sequence TATTAAACCTTAATGCTCCTAGAAAATTTTCTAGACACATTAAGGTTTCTTTAAATTATAGAGTAAAATATAGTGCTTGAATCAAAGTCAATATCCAGAGTAGTTAATCAATTTCACCTTTGGGTAAAGAGGAAATGAATATTAGATGCAATTGTATGAAGATAAGGTTTACTAAATTCAATTGGCAATACTTGCTGATTATATGCCTCTTGATTGGCTAACTTCGATTGCGCTTTGCTTAACAATATTTACAAAAAATGTAAGCTCGTTTCAAATGTTTTAAATTTCATATAGATGATTTATCAGTGAAGTTTTAGATTATAAGTAAATACCCTGGAGAAGATGTGCTAAAAATAGTTTTACGGCAAGTATGCTGTGGTTAACATCTATATATTTGTTAAGTATTGCACTTGGCATTTAAAGTCTAAATAATTTATTAAATTTGATCAATAGAGCAAGTCATGAATAAAAAATGGGCTGTCAAACGAATCACAATAAATCTTGCATCTGCTGAAAGCGAAAAACTTGAAAAATATTGTGCAAGTACAGGTAGACCTGCAACTGATGTGATTCGAGAGTTGATTCGCTCTCTGACAATAACCGAGTTGTCAGCATCGGAACAGCCTCAACCAGTGCCACAGTCGGTCGCTTCAAGCGGATAATAGGTGAATTCAAGCCTTATCAGACCTTGCTCAAAGCCTGACTACACAGAACACCCACCCAGAACAACCCACTGACTCGTAGAGTTTTTACGTCAATCCCCCTTAGTTGGAATCGCCGAATAACTCGACTTTAGCCGATAGAAAAACGATATATTATATAATATCAACCCTGTTGAAAATGAAACATTACAAAGAAAATATTCTGGAATTATGACTAAAGTAGAATTTACTATTTCCGTTCATTCTGTTAATAATACCATTAGAGAAGAAGCAGAAACTAAAGCCAAAGAAGCTTATGTGATGACTCTACTTAAATATGGAGAAATTAGCAGTGGTAAAGCTAGTCAATTACTAGGAATTCCTAGACTAGACGTAATAGATTTAATGTCTAAGCATGAAATATCCCTGTTTGATGATAGTATGACTTTAGAGGAATTTCAGCAAGAAGTTAATCAAGCAAAAGTGAAATTACAAGGCAATAATCTATGATTGTTGTCTCAGATACAACCCCATTAAGTGAACTTTCTAAAGTTGGTAAATTAGACTTGCTTCAGGCTGTTTTTGGTAGAGTAATAATTCCTCAACAAGTCTATGCAGAATTAACAACGGGGGATCATCCCGCAGTTTTAGCTGTAAAATCAGCCTTATGGCTAGAAGTTCTTTCTATAAGTAATAACCAACTCATTGAACAATTACAATTAGAAACCGACTTGGATTTAGGAGAATGTTCGGCAATTATTTTGGCAGAAGAATTAAAAGCAGATCAACTTTTAATTGATGAAAAAGCTGGGAGAAAAGTTGCTATTAGTAGAGGCTTGCCAATTATTGGTTTAGTTGGAGTGATTATCTTAGCAAAAGAGCAAGGATTGATTGATAATGTCAAGAATATTTTAGATGATTTAATGAGTAAAGGAACAAGAATCAGCCCAAAAATTTATGATTATGCTCTGATTACAGCAAGAGAAATTTAAAACAATCTGACAATGAACCTATCCCCAAGTGACTGGCTAGAAAATATCATCTAGTTACCAGACCGATAAGCCTGACGGCATGGCTACGCTTACCGCCTACAGTAGGACATGAGCTAATGGAGACGCTAGCGCGAACGGCGATCGCATATACGCACTCATTACTGTTCATCCCGCAACCACTCTAACCCAGTTCTCAGTGCTGCCTCCGCCGTGTAATAAATCTTTTGTTCCCCGAATATCCCACCCGTGCGGCTGATGATACGGAATTCCCAGCAATGCCCTGGCGTGTAAAAAACCATTAGTATACTGCCGTTGATACAAACAACCGTATCAACTTTAACTTGTGACATTTGCTGCTGTTGTGGGTGTAATGATTTTACCCAATCAAACCCAAATGCCGATGGAATGCTTCAACAGCATTCGCCACACCATCTTCACCCCTAATCTTCTCACCCAACTCTTGTGCTTTCTCCCGCATCACCTCATCGCCCAATACGATTTCAATCGCTGCTGCTAAAGTTTTATCTGACACTTTCTTGT is a window from the Nostoc sp. KVJ3 genome containing:
- a CDS encoding UPF0175 family protein, with amino-acid sequence MTKVEFTISVHSVNNTIREEAETKAKEAYVMTLLKYGEISSGKASQLLGIPRLDVIDLMSKHEISLFDDSMTLEEFQQEVNQAKVKLQGNNL
- a CDS encoding DUF3368 domain-containing protein, translating into MIVVSDTTPLSELSKVGKLDLLQAVFGRVIIPQQVYAELTTGDHPAVLAVKSALWLEVLSISNNQLIEQLQLETDLDLGECSAIILAEELKADQLLIDEKAGRKVAISRGLPIIGLVGVIILAKEQGLIDNVKNILDDLMSKGTRISPKIYDYALITAREI
- a CDS encoding CopG family transcriptional regulator yields the protein MNKKWAVKRITINLASAESEKLEKYCASTGRPATDVIRELIRSLTITELSASEQPQPVPQSVASSG